In the Planctomycetota bacterium genome, GCCTCTTCCGCGGTGGGAATCACTACTCCCAAAACTCGGCGTTCGGGATAATGGATCGGCAAATAAATCTGTTGGATGGTGCGCAGGGCCTTGGCCGAGGCCGTGTGGCAGGCCAGGATGATGAGATTACAGCCCTGACGGAATAAAAAATCCACCGCCTGGGCGGTGAAGCGGACCACCACTTTATCCGAACGGGTGCCGTAAGGGATACGGGCATTGTCCCCCAGGTACAGATAATCGTACTGGGGTAGGGCCTGCAAAAATTCCCGCAGGACCACTAGCCCGCCGAAACCAGAGTCGAAGACACCGATCATCTTCTTTAATGCAGAGGCGCTTAGGGCCGCAGCCCCTCCCGCAACCTCCTCCCCCAACCCTTTTTTGTTTAGGGTTGCTTCAGTTGAGTATCTGTAACACGCTTCTCTTTGGGAGGAAATTCTTTTTCGAAAATCTCCAGTTCATCTTTTTCTATGGCAAAAACCTTATCTTCATAAAACTTGCCGGAAATCCCATTCAGACCGCCATCATAAAGCTCCAAGGCCATAAATTCCTCAAAATTTCCACCCGATGATGTTTGAATCCCATATTCCTTGGCGTTTACAAAGCCAAAGCGATGATAATAATTCGGGTTTCCGAAAATAATTATGGCCTTATATCCCAACTGCTTTGCCTTGGCGATAGAATAATTCATTAATAAAGAACCAATCCCTTTTCCTTGATAAGCTGGTAATACTCCAATCGGCCCCATACACAGGACTTCAAATTCATTATTTTCATCATTGATTAATTTTGCTTTTGAATAGATTATATTGCCGACGATATTATCATCATCACATGCAACAAAAGACAATTCATTTACAAATGCAGGTACTTGTCTTATTTTAT is a window encoding:
- a CDS encoding N-acetyltransferase; translated protein: MNISIRLEEQIDYRNVEYLTREAFWNVYKPGCDEHLLVHKIRQVPAFVNELSFVACDDDNIVGNIIYSKAKLINDENNEFEVLCMGPIGVLPAYQGKGIGSLLMNYSIAKAKQLGYKAIIIFGNPNYYHRFGFVNAKEYGIQTSSGGNFEEFMALELYDGGLNGISGKFYEDKVFAIEKDELEIFEKEFPPKEKRVTDTQLKQP